One Gloeothece verrucosa PCC 7822 DNA window includes the following coding sequences:
- a CDS encoding ammonium transporter, with the protein MNSYWKSRYWLFFLFLVAVLVSVGVKGVAQNSPLNDPLYQLNNKVDSLIDNQESLNIFINSLWLVIAGALVFFMNAGFALLEAGSCTRKSLINILAKNVVVFCIGTLAFWLLGFNVMFGDGVNLLNNQSYTCPLPNTNIQTHTGRWALGFELSFPTLVDPSVTGVQNSNKGSNPLGFPENGFSCLKQMWPNRSFAALFFFQLVFADTAATIVSGAVAERVKFNAFFIFSFVLILFIYPIVGQWAWGPFGWLYQLNFRDFAGSTVVHSVGGTAALMGAWLLGPRWTQFDYDPQKEIRQGNSTSVEYSAPEDHTNKLNIAHSPGFVTLGGFILWLGWIGFNGGSTTYLSYVPHIVVTTMIASAAGGITAIFIVQGLADQDPSLGTFINGILGGLVAITASSAYVRIEQALVIGCGSAIFVVVGEAFILPKLKIDDPVGAIPVHLGCGFWGTLAVGFFANPNSLPYGGIDGTNLPQRLQMISIQLLGWVVICGFTALASWLAWVAIGYGIFQFESFNTRRQILRQQGSNRLIPLRARHGIRLSIVDEYAGTYKLFKDSERDERKKTLTKRPMNVKVDRQDSEKG; encoded by the coding sequence ATGAATAGCTATTGGAAATCAAGATATTGGCTTTTTTTCCTGTTTTTAGTGGCTGTGTTAGTTTCAGTGGGAGTGAAAGGGGTAGCGCAAAATAGCCCTTTAAATGACCCGCTATACCAGTTAAACAATAAAGTAGACAGCCTAATCGATAACCAGGAAAGCCTGAACATTTTTATCAACTCACTATGGCTGGTCATTGCTGGAGCATTAGTTTTTTTTATGAATGCTGGCTTTGCATTACTAGAGGCAGGGTCTTGCACCAGAAAAAGCTTAATTAATATCTTAGCTAAAAATGTGGTGGTTTTTTGTATTGGGACGCTTGCTTTTTGGCTGTTAGGATTTAATGTGATGTTTGGCGATGGTGTAAATCTCTTAAACAATCAATCTTATACCTGTCCGCTACCAAACACTAATATCCAAACCCATACAGGCAGATGGGCTTTAGGTTTTGAGTTATCTTTTCCTACTCTTGTTGACCCTTCTGTTACCGGGGTGCAAAATAGCAACAAAGGTAGCAATCCTCTTGGATTTCCTGAGAATGGCTTTTCTTGCTTGAAACAGATGTGGCCTAATCGTTCTTTTGCCGCCTTATTTTTCTTTCAGTTGGTTTTTGCTGATACGGCGGCTACCATAGTCTCGGGAGCGGTGGCTGAACGAGTTAAGTTTAATGCTTTTTTTATTTTTAGCTTTGTCCTTATTCTGTTTATCTATCCTATCGTTGGACAATGGGCTTGGGGACCTTTTGGCTGGTTGTATCAGCTTAATTTTAGGGATTTTGCTGGCTCAACCGTTGTTCATTCTGTGGGAGGGACAGCCGCCTTGATGGGAGCTTGGTTACTCGGCCCAAGATGGACTCAATTTGATTACGATCCCCAAAAAGAAATAAGGCAAGGCAATAGCACGTCCGTTGAATACTCTGCGCCAGAGGATCATACAAATAAGTTGAATATAGCTCATAGTCCCGGATTCGTAACCCTAGGCGGCTTTATTTTATGGCTTGGTTGGATTGGTTTTAACGGAGGTTCGACGACTTACTTATCTTATGTTCCTCATATCGTCGTAACCACAATGATAGCATCGGCGGCAGGTGGAATTACAGCCATATTCATCGTTCAAGGTTTAGCAGACCAAGATCCATCTCTGGGAACTTTTATTAATGGTATATTAGGGGGATTAGTGGCGATCACCGCATCATCGGCCTATGTCCGGATTGAACAAGCTTTGGTGATAGGCTGCGGCAGTGCCATATTTGTTGTTGTTGGTGAAGCATTTATTTTGCCGAAACTGAAAATTGACGATCCAGTCGGTGCGATACCTGTTCATCTAGGGTGCGGTTTTTGGGGGACTTTGGCAGTGGGTTTTTTTGCTAACCCAAATTCTTTGCCATATGGCGGTATAGATGGAACTAACTTACCACAGCGATTACAGATGATCTCGATTCAGTTGCTAGGATGGGTTGTGATCTGTGGATTTACTGCCTTAGCTAGTTGGTTGGCTTGGGTTGCTATAGGTTATGGTATTTTTCAGTTTGAATCTTTTAATACCCGACGACAGATCCTCCGACAACAAGGGTCTAACAGATTAATTCCTCTTCGTGCTAGGCATGGAATAAGGTTATCAATTGTAGATGAGTATGCGGGGACTTATAAGCTTTTTAAAGATTCTGAACGCGACGAGAGGAAGAAAACACTAACTAAAAGACCGATGAATGTTAAGGTTGATCGGCAGGACAGCGAGAAAGGTTGA
- a CDS encoding protein kinase domain-containing protein, whose amino-acid sequence MNIIGTSASVICINPDCAVNNNNDWPVHNLEAKNVKSEGFSCPCNVTSAWNLGWKSKNGNIYFLRGHIGKGGGGSIYKAYKYNLTDKRFEEGYAIKILRDNSNNLEESRKQLDREIEGLQQAYNAGARVPKYIDHYYPDAQNTNEQHSYFFLVQEFIEGDNLEKILQQEQQKITIGNPTLLFEERRVFNYLIEMLKDLHLLYRNQVLHRDIKPLNIICRKVKTNSQDEHEQNLQLYLVDFGSSKLVPIKNPYFTINYSSTILYAPPETLSSKLQLSKEDRYCYELLMNFFYDNKQLETFMWTRDLYSLAVTMFSLLIKSPSKLHSCYRWNPSDNEWNKWMLEIEKKAPNIYPILEKMSRFFPNKRYKTAIEALLDASTEAWYAYGDNIWLLSNDFLRAIKSDPELPQKLTNKQNKFIQQSQKEHKKQRREEISRDYENTN is encoded by the coding sequence ATGAATATTATAGGAACCTCTGCTTCCGTTATCTGTATTAATCCCGACTGTGCGGTTAATAATAATAATGATTGGCCCGTCCACAACCTAGAAGCCAAAAATGTAAAATCCGAAGGTTTTTCTTGCCCATGCAACGTTACGTCAGCATGGAATCTAGGATGGAAAAGCAAGAACGGCAATATTTATTTTTTGAGAGGCCATATAGGAAAGGGAGGAGGCGGAAGTATATATAAGGCTTACAAGTACAACTTAACAGATAAAAGATTTGAGGAGGGGTATGCCATAAAAATTTTACGAGATAATAGTAATAATCTTGAAGAGTCTCGAAAGCAATTAGACCGTGAAATTGAGGGTCTTCAACAAGCTTATAATGCAGGAGCCAGAGTCCCTAAATATATTGACCATTATTATCCTGATGCTCAAAATACTAATGAGCAACATAGTTATTTTTTTTTAGTTCAGGAATTTATTGAAGGAGATAATCTTGAGAAGATATTACAGCAGGAGCAACAGAAGATTACCATCGGGAATCCAACTCTTCTGTTTGAAGAACGAAGGGTTTTCAATTATTTAATAGAAATGCTGAAAGATCTTCACTTACTTTACCGCAATCAAGTTCTTCATAGAGATATAAAACCTCTTAACATTATTTGTAGAAAGGTTAAGACGAACTCTCAGGATGAGCATGAACAAAATCTACAGCTATACTTAGTAGATTTCGGCTCTTCCAAGCTTGTCCCTATCAAAAATCCATATTTTACTATAAATTATTCGTCAACAATTCTTTACGCACCTCCAGAAACTTTAAGTAGTAAATTACAATTATCAAAGGAGGACAGATACTGCTATGAATTGTTAATGAATTTTTTTTATGACAATAAGCAATTAGAGACTTTTATGTGGACAAGGGATCTTTATTCATTAGCTGTAACTATGTTTAGCCTTCTTATTAAAAGTCCCTCAAAACTTCATTCTTGTTATCGTTGGAATCCATCAGATAATGAGTGGAATAAATGGATGTTGGAAATAGAGAAAAAAGCTCCTAATATCTATCCAATTCTAGAAAAAATGTCACGTTTTTTTCCAAATAAACGATATAAGACTGCCATTGAAGCCCTTTTGGATGCTAGTACAGAGGCATGGTATGCCTATGGGGATAATATTTGGCTGTTAAGTAATGATTTTTTGAGAGCTATTAAATCTGATCCCGAGTTGCCTCAAAAATTAACTAATAAACAAAATAAATTTATACAACAAAGTCAAAAAGAACATAAAAAACAAAGAAGGGAAGAAATTTCAAGAGATTACGAAAACACAAATTAA
- a CDS encoding FHA domain-containing protein gives MKAYLKLYQPNEKEYGLYNLSELFNPLTGKNSITIGRADEDGQFDINTDIKLPAEDKLVSRKHFSIELKADCYFSVKNQNSTHPALLKKANKPSVDVDNYVIDENEYRLEDGDRILVQSNFSVEANPFWTFCFYDPDQTDSCENYPFEVKYNYNLTSKLLFVNSRNLPTERIDYTGNELRLLDCMANKVYENQDKHCFSSHEELISGVWPDYIDSPPPRQRLRPHVSKINQEIANKFGKNAPKLIENIHGHGYRLNNCLVTTSKLYN, from the coding sequence ATGAAAGCTTATTTAAAACTTTATCAACCCAATGAAAAAGAGTATGGTCTATACAACCTTTCAGAACTATTTAACCCTTTAACAGGAAAAAACTCCATAACGATAGGCAGAGCAGATGAAGATGGTCAATTTGATATTAATACTGACATCAAACTGCCAGCCGAGGATAAATTAGTGTCTCGGAAACATTTTTCAATTGAGTTGAAAGCAGACTGCTATTTTTCGGTCAAAAATCAAAATAGTACCCATCCAGCACTTCTCAAAAAAGCTAATAAGCCATCTGTTGACGTTGACAATTACGTGATTGATGAAAATGAATATCGACTTGAAGATGGAGATAGGATTCTTGTTCAGAGTAATTTTTCGGTAGAGGCAAATCCATTTTGGACATTTTGTTTTTATGATCCTGATCAAACAGATTCTTGTGAAAATTATCCTTTTGAAGTTAAATATAACTACAATTTGACTTCAAAGCTTTTGTTTGTAAATAGCAGAAATCTACCAACCGAACGTATTGATTATACGGGAAATGAATTAAGACTTCTTGACTGTATGGCCAATAAGGTTTATGAAAACCAAGATAAACATTGTTTTAGCTCTCATGAAGAGCTAATTTCAGGAGTCTGGCCAGACTATATTGACTCTCCTCCTCCCCGTCAACGCTTGCGACCTCATGTTAGCAAAATTAATCAAGAAATTGCTAATAAATTTGGCAAAAATGCGCCGAAATTAATCGAAAATATTCACGGTCATGGATACCGCTTAAATAATTGTCTTGTTACTACTTCAAAGTTATACAACTAA
- a CDS encoding DUF4255 domain-containing protein — protein sequence MSNYLAIATVTATLQKILQSTIQDDVEGARVTTIRPDGLGRSTPETGVNIYLYRVSPVNWRNADLPSRRSTGELVKRPQIALDLNYILTFYGNESELEPQRLLGSVVRTLHSGAILTSDLISDALEDSSLRYLRGSDLAQQLEQIKFMPLPLSTEDLSKIWSVFFQTPYALSMAYQASTVLIESDEIPKRALPVRQPRIMLVPYKPVITEIVTLDELSGVWGKSPYRPILADSNLKIRGSGLKGDLTHVQIAQVEVLPQEVSHQEVVLNLGSFPEGALRPGVQSLQIIQRDATEQQHIVESNIFPFVLSPTIRELRIAQVQPSREEDLREVELMISVSPSVGKRQQVNLLLNQLSPDNPAEYSFKAATRAIDSDLITVRLTNIKPAEYLVRIQVDGVESLLTVDTDTHSPTFEQYIGPLIAIA from the coding sequence ATGAGCAATTATCTTGCTATTGCTACCGTGACTGCAACTCTACAAAAAATCTTGCAATCCACTATTCAAGATGATGTAGAGGGGGCGAGGGTCACGACAATTCGGCCAGATGGACTAGGAAGAAGCACTCCAGAAACTGGAGTCAATATTTATTTATACCGCGTCAGTCCTGTAAATTGGCGTAATGCTGACTTACCGAGCCGACGCTCTACGGGAGAATTAGTGAAACGACCCCAAATAGCCCTCGATCTTAATTATATTTTAACATTTTATGGCAATGAAAGTGAGCTAGAACCTCAACGTCTTTTAGGGAGTGTGGTCAGAACTTTACACTCGGGTGCTATTCTCACCTCTGACCTGATTAGCGATGCGCTTGAAGATTCTTCTTTGCGATATTTACGCGGCTCAGATTTGGCGCAACAACTTGAACAAATAAAGTTTATGCCGCTACCTCTGTCGACGGAAGATTTATCTAAAATTTGGTCTGTCTTTTTTCAAACCCCTTACGCCCTTTCGATGGCTTATCAGGCCAGCACGGTGTTAATTGAAAGTGATGAGATTCCTAAACGCGCTTTACCAGTACGTCAGCCAAGAATCATGCTTGTTCCCTATAAACCCGTCATTACAGAAATTGTCACGCTAGACGAATTGAGTGGGGTTTGGGGAAAAAGTCCCTATCGTCCGATTTTAGCCGATAGTAATCTAAAAATTCGCGGTTCTGGGTTAAAAGGAGACCTGACCCATGTACAAATTGCTCAGGTAGAAGTGTTACCCCAAGAGGTTAGCCATCAGGAGGTTGTTCTTAATTTAGGTTCATTTCCCGAGGGTGCCCTCAGGCCTGGGGTTCAAAGTTTACAAATTATTCAACGGGATGCCACAGAGCAACAGCATATTGTAGAATCTAATATTTTTCCTTTTGTGTTATCTCCCACGATTCGAGAGCTTCGCATTGCTCAGGTTCAACCCTCTAGAGAAGAAGATTTACGCGAAGTTGAACTGATGATTTCGGTTAGTCCCTCTGTGGGAAAAAGGCAACAGGTGAACCTATTGCTCAATCAATTGAGTCCGGACAATCCGGCTGAATATTCTTTTAAAGCGGCTACTCGAGCCATAGATAGTGATCTGATCACCGTTCGTCTTACTAATATCAAACCGGCAGAATATTTAGTCCGCATTCAGGTAGACGGGGTAGAAAGTCTGTTAACGGTAGATACTGATACACACAGTCCCACTTTTGAGCAGTATATTGGACCATTAATTGCGATCGCTTAA
- a CDS encoding FHA domain-containing protein: protein MSLIVCPECGHENTEDARYCDMCGIELPLPLAAESSPQTEQGESDDAEELISNTSEAISSEPETPEIPVVATQEINSSYEAEAAKSVAEAEEEPSLAPPVASATVLDWDEPELSSMPSTALEVVEAILVHEETQTQFPIPTEEKLVYLGKLNEEMPVQIDLSQLPNADIISRVHAVIHIEEKNFYLEDAGSLNGTALNGETINPGARFRKQLNTGDTITFGRNRKVDLTFQIQE from the coding sequence ATGTCATTAATTGTATGTCCTGAGTGTGGTCACGAAAATACAGAAGATGCTCGGTACTGTGATATGTGTGGCATTGAACTGCCTCTGCCATTGGCTGCCGAAAGTTCTCCCCAGACAGAACAAGGAGAGTCAGATGATGCAGAAGAATTAATTTCCAACACATCAGAGGCAATCTCTTCTGAGCCGGAAACGCCTGAAATTCCTGTAGTCGCTACACAAGAGATTAATTCATCTTACGAAGCTGAAGCCGCCAAAAGTGTTGCAGAGGCAGAAGAAGAACCCTCACTAGCACCTCCTGTAGCCTCAGCTACAGTTCTAGATTGGGATGAACCAGAATTATCCTCGATGCCTTCTACAGCTTTAGAAGTAGTTGAAGCTATATTAGTTCATGAGGAAACGCAGACTCAGTTCCCCATCCCGACCGAAGAAAAACTGGTGTATTTGGGTAAACTTAATGAAGAAATGCCCGTACAAATTGATCTTAGCCAACTTCCCAATGCTGATATTATCTCCCGTGTTCATGCAGTAATTCATATCGAAGAGAAAAATTTTTATTTAGAAGATGCGGGAAGCCTCAATGGTACTGCTTTAAACGGAGAAACGATTAACCCAGGGGCACGTTTCCGCAAACAGTTAAATACAGGCGATACAATCACCTTTGGTCGTAATCGAAAAGTCGATTTAACCTTTCAAATTCAAGAGTAA
- a CDS encoding DUF362 domain-containing protein has translation MYSVSLIRADSYDLSQLRASVEKLLEPLGGIQAYVKNGDRVLLKPNLLTGSYPQNECTTRKELVYCVAQLVIEAGGQPFLGDSPAFGSAKGVAAANGYLPLIEALNLPIVEFHGKPYPTESENFNHLRLSKEAMEADVIINLPKVKSHVQLTLTLGVKNLFGCVPGKMKAWWHFEAGKDSSRFAEMLVETAKAINPDLTIIDGIIGHQGNGPSKGEPRPLGILGASSDVFALDRVMVEVLGVAPSQVPTLAAQRRLGYSADLESINFPLEHPCELQISDWKLPSVVVPIDFRIPRVISSTFKHLYIRLIQEPLSVYSSK, from the coding sequence ATGTACAGTGTAAGTTTAATTCGTGCTGATTCCTACGACCTTTCTCAATTACGCGCATCGGTAGAAAAGTTACTAGAACCATTAGGAGGAATACAAGCGTATGTCAAAAATGGTGATCGCGTTCTCCTCAAACCAAACCTTCTAACCGGTTCTTATCCTCAGAATGAATGTACCACTCGGAAAGAATTAGTGTATTGTGTAGCTCAATTAGTCATTGAAGCCGGCGGACAACCCTTTTTAGGAGATAGTCCAGCCTTTGGGAGTGCTAAAGGCGTTGCTGCCGCTAATGGATATTTACCTCTGATAGAAGCCTTAAATTTACCCATTGTTGAATTTCACGGCAAACCCTATCCCACCGAAAGCGAAAATTTTAATCATTTGCGTTTATCCAAAGAGGCTATGGAGGCCGATGTCATCATCAATTTACCTAAAGTTAAATCTCATGTACAGTTAACCTTAACTTTGGGCGTGAAAAATCTCTTTGGCTGTGTGCCCGGAAAAATGAAAGCTTGGTGGCATTTTGAAGCCGGTAAAGACTCAAGCCGCTTTGCCGAGATGCTTGTAGAAACAGCAAAAGCCATTAATCCTGATTTAACCATTATTGATGGTATTATCGGGCATCAAGGCAATGGGCCCAGTAAAGGGGAGCCTCGTCCGTTAGGAATATTAGGCGCATCATCGGATGTATTTGCTTTAGATCGAGTAATGGTCGAGGTTTTGGGGGTAGCTCCAAGCCAAGTTCCCACCCTAGCGGCTCAACGGCGTTTAGGATATAGTGCAGATTTAGAGAGCATCAACTTTCCTCTAGAACATCCCTGTGAGTTACAAATTTCTGATTGGAAGTTGCCGTCAGTCGTTGTTCCCATCGATTTTAGAATTCCGAGAGTTATCAGTTCTACTTTTAAACACCTCTATATAAGGTTAATTCAAGAACCTCTCAGTGTTTATAGCTCTAAATAA
- a CDS encoding endonuclease/exonuclease/phosphatase family protein, translating into MLLKIITFNLRYDKPDPAQNNWRVRRAAIASLLNYYSPDLMGTQEGKAHQLLDLHRMLPEYQSVGGDRTGTGTNEHCAIFYHRRRLKCLETGDFFLSETPEIPGSITASWGNPHPRMVTWAVFEGIDEAKKIVFYNTHLDYRSATARELGAKLITERLSQLDLTDSYLFVTADFNATPGSLPRTTFERPLSNGIKLYDALAEIPLEKQLSFNNFTEQPTDAIDTIYYDSRSRLQQAKVDQQKWEGLIPSDHFPVIGEFLIGS; encoded by the coding sequence ATGTTATTGAAAATTATTACATTTAACCTTCGTTACGATAAACCCGATCCCGCTCAAAACAATTGGAGAGTACGACGAGCCGCTATTGCCTCTCTTCTAAATTATTATTCTCCAGACCTAATGGGAACTCAGGAGGGAAAAGCTCATCAATTGTTAGACTTACATCGGATGCTACCAGAGTATCAAAGTGTCGGGGGAGATCGCACAGGGACAGGAACTAATGAACATTGTGCTATCTTCTACCATCGGAGGCGGCTTAAATGTTTAGAGACGGGGGATTTTTTCCTGAGTGAAACGCCAGAAATTCCAGGAAGTATTACAGCAAGTTGGGGCAACCCTCACCCTAGGATGGTAACTTGGGCAGTGTTTGAAGGGATCGATGAAGCGAAAAAGATCGTTTTTTATAATACTCATCTCGACTATAGAAGTGCAACCGCTAGAGAATTAGGGGCAAAATTAATTACAGAGCGCTTAAGTCAGTTAGATTTAACCGATAGCTATCTATTTGTGACGGCTGATTTTAATGCTACTCCTGGGAGTTTGCCTAGAACAACCTTTGAAAGACCTTTATCTAATGGGATCAAGTTATATGATGCTCTTGCTGAAATTCCCTTAGAAAAACAACTCAGTTTTAACAATTTTACGGAACAACCAACAGATGCTATTGATACTATTTATTATGATAGCCGCTCTCGATTACAACAAGCTAAGGTAGATCAGCAAAAATGGGAAGGGTTAATTCCTTCTGATCATTTTCCGGTTATTGGTGAATTTTTGATTGGATCTTAA
- the psbA gene encoding photosystem II q(b) protein, with amino-acid sequence MTTTLQQRESVSVWEQFCQWITSTNNRLYIGWFGVIMIPTLLTATTCFIIAFIAAPPVDIDGIREPVAGSLLYGNNIISGAVVPSSNAIGLHFYPIWEAASLDEWLYNGGPYQLVVFHFLLGVFCYMGRQWELSYRLGMRPWICVAYSAPVSAATAVFLIYPIGQGSFSDGMPLGISGTFNFMFVFQAEHNILMHPFHMLGVAGVFGGSLFSAMHGSLVTSSLVRETTEVESQNYGYKFGQEEETYNIVAAHGYFGRLIFQYASFNNSRSLHFFLGAWPVIGIWFTAMGISTMAFNLNGFNFNQSILDSQGRVISTWADVLNRANLGFEVMHERNAHNFPLDLASAEPVVAPSING; translated from the coding sequence ATGACAACTACATTACAGCAACGCGAAAGCGTTTCCGTATGGGAACAGTTCTGTCAGTGGATCACCAGCACCAACAACCGTTTATACATCGGTTGGTTCGGTGTGATCATGATCCCCACCCTTCTGACAGCTACCACTTGCTTCATCATCGCCTTCATCGCTGCTCCCCCTGTGGACATTGATGGAATTCGTGAACCCGTCGCTGGTTCTTTACTTTATGGAAACAACATCATCTCTGGTGCAGTTGTTCCTTCTTCCAACGCTATAGGTTTACACTTCTATCCCATCTGGGAAGCCGCTTCTTTAGATGAGTGGCTGTACAATGGTGGCCCTTACCAGTTAGTAGTATTCCACTTCTTACTCGGAGTGTTCTGCTACATGGGTCGTCAGTGGGAATTAAGCTATCGCTTAGGGATGCGTCCCTGGATCTGTGTAGCTTACTCTGCACCCGTATCCGCAGCTACCGCAGTATTCTTAATCTACCCCATCGGACAAGGTTCCTTCTCTGATGGTATGCCTTTAGGAATCTCTGGTACTTTCAACTTCATGTTCGTATTCCAAGCAGAACACAACATCTTAATGCACCCCTTCCATATGTTGGGAGTAGCTGGTGTATTCGGCGGTTCTCTGTTCTCTGCAATGCACGGAAGCTTAGTAACCTCTTCTTTAGTTCGTGAAACAACTGAAGTAGAGTCTCAAAACTATGGTTACAAGTTCGGACAAGAAGAAGAAACCTACAACATCGTAGCCGCTCACGGATACTTCGGACGTTTAATCTTCCAATATGCGTCCTTCAACAACAGCCGTAGCTTACACTTCTTCCTCGGTGCATGGCCTGTAATCGGTATTTGGTTCACCGCAATGGGAATCTCTACCATGGCCTTCAACCTCAACGGATTCAACTTCAACCAGTCTATTCTCGACTCACAAGGTCGTGTAATTAGCACCTGGGCTGATGTATTAAACCGCGCTAACTTAGGTTTCGAAGTAATGCACGAGCGCAACGCTCACAACTTCCCCTTAGACTTAGCGTCTGCTGAACCCGTCGTTGCTCCTAGCATCAATGGCTAA